In the genome of Abyssalbus ytuae, the window CATTGATAATATGACCGATACCGATGCCGCATCTATTGCTTATGCAACGGTTTATCCTATTGCAATGGTGCTTTTGATTATTGTGGTGCAAATATTGAGTTTGTTGTAGCATAACATAATTATATTCAAATAAAAAAGCGATCTTTTAATTAAAATTGGAATGCAATGGGGGTCATTGAAGGGAATTTATATTGATTCAACACCATATATGTTTAAAGGTAAACATATAATAAAAAATTGAAGGAGGATAATTTTCATTATAAATTTTAACCACTTTTTATTAATTCCATTTCTATATGATATTTGCTTTTATTGATTATTTTAAAACCAGATTTAAAGTAAAGTTTTTGAGCTTTAGTGTTTATTTTTAATACTTTTAATTTAATTACTTTTTTCTTATTTTCTTTTATAATAGAATTAATGACGTAGGTGCCAATACCTAAATTTTGATGTTTTTTTTCTATAAGAATATTTTTTATAAAAATTTCATTTTCTAATTCCAATATTTCAAAATATCCGACACAATTATTTAAGTATTTGATAATTTGAATGTTTTCAGGATGAAAATTTTTTGCATGAAGATTGAATTGTTCATTTTCATTCCAACCCCAAATATTTTCAATATATGGTTTTAGAGAGTTTGATTTAATTATTAATGTCTTATTGAAATCATTGATATTTGCTTTTCTAAATGTTATTTTACATTTCATTTAAATTAATTTAACATATTGTGAAGTATTTCCATTTTCCTATTAATTCTTCTGAAACAGGTTCGGTAACTTCAAAGCCCAGTTTTTCATCATAGTGGAATGGGGAAGTATTTAATTTTGAAAGTTCTTTGAAACCATTAAGTAAATCAAATTCGTAGCCCGGTAAAATAGAGGATGTCATTTGTGAAAAATAATAGGGTACTGCCCGATTAATTAATTTGTCAGCGTTTCGCTGTTCATAATTTTCTAATGAAAATTTAGGATAGCATCCATCAAGAATTTTTTTTGGAACTTCAAACAAGGGAAACCATAATGGAATGTTATCAATTGTTCTTATAGGAAAAGGTAAAGGTAACTTTTTCTTCGTTATCTGAAAAAAGGATTCAGCTAATAAATCTTCTAAATTTAATCCAGTAACCATAGCTTGCGCATTATGTTTTTCAACATAATGTTGAAGTACTTTCCGGACAATTAATGTGCCTAATGCATCAATGTCACTATCTTCAAAAACTTCAAAAAAAGCCTCATCCCAATTTTCAGATCTTCGTTTTCCTATAATGTCGCATATTTCCCTACTTTCAACAAACTTTAATTCTACTCCAGCTTCATTACAAATATATTTAGCTCTTTCTTTTGCAGAATCCCATACATTTAGTCCTGTGCACATTACTGCTATTATCTGATTTTTATCTATTTTATCACAGTTTATTAATGCCTTTAATAAAGTATTTGAATCTCCTCCTCCACTAATGCCAATAACTATTTTTCTATCATCAATATCAATAGAGTTAAAAAAATCATTTGTACATTTATAAATATATCTGAAACATTCATCAGGATTAAATTCAACATTAACGATTTCTTGAAAATTAGAAGATTGGAAGGTATATTCAGAACTAAAATTTTCATTTATATTTTGAATTAAAATATCTTTATTTAAAATCTTGGAAAAATTTATATTTCTATTTGGTTGTAAAATTATTTCTACAATGTTATTGTCTTTTAAATCATTAATAGTATGGGTATATACATCTTTAATTATTTCTAGCTCATTTTTGTTGTTTTTTTTATAGAAACATATAGATTGAAATGGAAGATTGTTGAATTTACATAATTCAATCAATGTTATATTGTAATTGGGTATATCTAAACCAAATTTACCATGTGCAGTATTAAAAGTGATATCCATAGATTGTATTATTTAAGAGCATTTCGTATTCACGAAATGCTCTATAATTAAACTAATTATTTTATTACATTGAAATTACATCAGAACTTGTACCGCAAATACTACAAACCTTTGACTGAGTTAGATAAGGTGAAGCATATTCATATGCTGATTTTACAGTAGTAATTTTTTTTGATGTTTGTAAAATGTTTGATTTCCCAAATTTGATTTGCTTTTTTAATGTCGTTTCCATTTTTATTAATTTTATTTTTAATAATTAATTAATTCGATCTACTTATTTAAGGTCTTGTATCTCAAATTAAAGTTTAGTTGCAATTAGACCTTTGTTGATAATTATAATTTGCTAAAGAAATAAAAAGTCATTTTGTTTTATTCTGTAAGTCAGATGGTCATCTTTTTATCCCTGTCTATCTAAATTATTCGTATCAACAGATTTATTTTAATTTTCTTTCCAGTTAATTAACTTTAAAAGTATGATACAATATAGAAAGTTGATTTTAATTTTTTTTACGGAAAAACCGCACATTTAACGGTAGTAATTTACTTAAATACAGCTCATTGATTTTTTTGTTTTGCCTTTTATTTTGATTGATTTAGTTAATAGTGAGTAAGTATTGAATGTCTTAAAAGAAGAGGAAAAGAAAAAGCAAAAATGATATCATTAAACTAATAATTATGCCTTACGGCCTAAAGTTTTTAATGAGGTGAAAATTTTTACAGCCTTATTCATAACAGGTTCACTGGATTTTTCACTCAAAATACTTTTCATGAGCATTTGGTGCCAGTGGAATAGCTTTTCTTTGGTTAGGGGTTGAGTATAACTTTCCCTTACAAAAAAAGATAGAATGCCTTTTTTTATTGAGATTATTTGGTACAGGTATTTTTAAAACAAAAAGGCCTGCTCAGGTAAACCTGGCAGGCCTTTTATTTTTTTAAAACCGCAGACAAACTGCGTTTGATGTGGAGTCGGAGAGATTCGAACTCTCGTCCAAACAAGCAATCAAAGTGCTTTCTACATGCTTAGTTTTCGTTTAATTTTAGACTTACAGCTGACCGAAAACCGCCTATTGCAAGCTTAGCTTCTTAGAATTTAAAACTGTGGCGAAGCTACACAGTTTCTATGTTGATTTTTATGGTGCCCCAAAACGGATCGCCATCAACAAGGGCTATCCAGGGACATCTCGCTTTCCCGCCTTGCGGGACCAGGCCAGGACTTACTATAATTCAGTCGGATTAGGCAGCAAGAGCGTAGTTATTCTCGCCATTTAAAAGTGTGAAGCAGATATTTACGAGCATTAACCTCATAGCTCGGCATGCTTACATTCCAATTAGACTCGCTGTCAAAACCAGTCGACCCCATTTTCAATGAACTTATTTTTAATAAGGAAGGCAAATTTACAATTTTTTCCTTTTAAAAAATTCTTACATACAATTTCTATCAAATTATATGCCATTTATTTTTAGATTATCACTGTGTCAGAATGACTCTTTCTTATTTTGGCACGACCTTACTTTATCTGCTATATTATGTATGTTTTTGGGAGAATTTATTTGGAAGATGTTTAAAATACATAAAAATGTAGTGAGTTATTAACAAAACGTTATTTCATTGAAAATTTATAGTATATTTAGCCATCAACTTTTAACAGGAATTGATGAAAATCAATTGGATTTCTGAAAGTTCAGAAGCAATAACAGACACAAAAGAGCTCATTGACCTGGAGTATTCCCTGCGTAAATCGATTACACGGTTTTTACTTAAATATCCTTACTTACATTGTTTTGAAGATTTTAGTTGTTATGTTTTCAACTTTAATGTTGATACTCATAAACTAACTATTTCCAAGGCAACGCCGGAACCTTTCCATTCTAAGTTTAAAAAGGTTTTTAAAATGCATCCTGATTTTTATAAGGTTTTTGATTAAGATTTAGTTTTGTTATTTCATTCGTAACGTTAAAAGTTAACCATACCAATCCGCCAAATCCAAAAGTTACTCCCCATGTTTTTAAATGTTTAAACGGATACATAATTCTATGATAAACCTCTGTTATAATTAATTCAGGGCTGGTAAGCATATCCCATGAATTATACCTCAAAAACCTGCCTAAATATATTCCGAAGCCACATAAAATTGAAACGGCCAGCATAAGAATTAAAAGTTTTTTTACCGATAGATAAGGTGAGAGAATTTTTTGCATTTTTATCATAGAAATTATTCCCAGTATTAACCCGTTAAATGAAAATGAAATGAGCAGTAATATATCAAACCAGACAGGCATGGGCGATGACAATTTGAAATGAACAAAATCGGTTAAAATATAAGGTGAATTGGGTAAAAATAAAATCCAAAAGATGAAACCTGCAAAAAACAAAACTTTGTTATGCTTCACTAAATTAGATTTATCGATAATTATTGTAACAAATAATGGTATTGCTGCCAAAATAAGATTCCATACCAAAAATGAATAAAATACAGAATGGGTTAAAAATATCCTGAAAAATAATAATAGCAGGCTAAAAATTATACTCAGTATAAGATAAAGATGAATATTTTTCATATAGATTAGATTAAAGTGTTTGAAGGAAACGAAAAAACAGCTCTCCTTTTATTCGGGTTTGAAAAGGAGAGCAAAATCCAATAAAAACAATTAACCGTTATTCCAGTCAATTTTTCTGGAGAAAAACATTACCGTGGAAAGAATAATGAACAAGCCAATACTTCCCACTAGGAGAGCATAATTTTCCAGTTGAATAATAACAAAAATAAAGCCGTAAAGTGCTGTTAAGGATAGACCGATAAAGAGCGGAAATTTATAGTTTTTTAAAATTGATTTTGAGTACAAACTTATAAGAATAACAACGGCACCTCCTGAAATGAGGTATGCTGTAAGGTAGCTGCTATGCTCGGTCAGAGAAATTAGTAAGGTATAAAACATAGTAAGTGCCAGACCGATCATTAAATACTGAAACGGGTGAATATTTATTTTACTGAGTGTTTGAATGAGGAAAAATATGAGGAAAGTTAGTGATATGACCATAAAACCATATTTGGTGGTTCTCTCACTTTTCTGATATTCATCTACAGGTACTATGAGTTTTACACCAAATGCAAATTCTAACAGGTTGGGCAAGGAGCCAAAAAATTCCTGTTCAAACTGTCGGTTAATCTGCAAAATTTCCCAATCGGCAGTAAAGCCATCTTTAGTTATACTTTCTTTTTCATTATTTAATCGTAAAAAGTTACCGAAAAAGCTTGGAGAATGCCAGTTGGATGTCATAGAAACCCTGGTTTCTTTCCCAATGGGGATAAAGCTTATTTGCTCACTGCCATTTACATTAAAATTAAATTCAAATTTTACCGGTACTTCCTTTGGGATGGAAGATTCATCTAAAAAACCACTTTCCAGATATTGAAACTTAATGGCTTTCCCATAGTTGGGATATTTGTTATAGTCGTAGTAAGCAGTTTCAATAGTATTATAGCCGGTAGTTGATTTGTTATATTTTGGCACAAATGAATAGGCTTTATCATTAAGCTTAATTTTCACCTGGTTTCTGATCCCTTTTAAGTTTGATGAGTTAATTACCACAGTAGCTTTTTCCCATATAATGTCTTCATTTTTAATTCCTTCAGAGGTAAAATCGGGGAGGGTGAATTCTCCTTTAAAGTCCATTTTAGAATGAAAAACGGTAGAAGTGTAAATACTCCTTTTTTTAGCTTCGGCCTTAACATCAGCTTTTATGGTCAGGTTTTCAGGAAAAAAGTAAGCTTCACGTATTTCTACTTGTTGCTCTTTGGTAGCGAGGCCGGTTTTCTGGTCCACTTTTACGGTTTCCTTATAATGCCTGTAAGGTATTTTAAGTATAGGCCCATACAATACCACTTCATTACCCCATTTTTCGTTTATTTCGTTTATTACATCTGCTTTTCGGTGAGATCGTTCTTTAATTAAACTTTCCACATAAAATAATGGAATAAGCAGAATGAGGGTTAAAAAACCTATCATAAACATTCTTGCGGTTATTGAATTTTTAATCCAATGGCCAAATCGGTTGTTTTTTTGTGTTTCCATTTCTTTTTATTTAAAGTACTTTGAATTTCAAAGTTTAAGATTAAAAAAATATTTATTTATTACTTATTAATTTTTCCAGTGCATCAATATGTTTTTTAAATTCTTTACGGCCAAGTGTAGTGACTGAATATCGTGTATTGGGTTTCCGGCCGATAAATTGTTTTTGTATGTTTATATATTCTTCTTTTTCCAAAGCTTTTAAATGACTTGCCAGATTACCATCGGTAACTGAAAGCATTTCTTTTAGTGTATTAAATTCTGCGTATTCATTTACCATTAAAACAGCCATAATACCCAGACGGATTCTATGGTCAAATGCTTTATTTATATTGTTTATTATCCCCAATTTTATTTCTTTCTGTCATATTTAAAATGCATCAAAGTTCCATAAATTATGTGTAAAATACCAAAACCCAGAACCCAAAGCCAAAATCCAAAACCCGGGATGAAAGCACAAATCAACCCCAAAACAATTTCACCTATTCCTAAATACCTGATATATCCTAATGTATATTTTGACGCATTTATAAGGGCAAGACCATAAAAAATGAGCATTAAAGCTGCAGTTTGTCCGTATTTTTGCTGATTAAGTATGATTAAAATATAAATTCCACCTGTTATTAACGGAATCAAAAAATTAATCACAAGTCTTTTGGAAGAACTGTCCCATATTTTTTCACCATTTTTTTTGGCCTTTGCAGTACTCAATAAGATAGCGGTAACTATACTTGCCAATGCAACCAAAGCAAGATCAAGCATAACAAGCCTAAAAATGTGCCCGTCTAAAATTAAATATCCTCTATGGCTATTGGAAACAAGTTTATAAGCTATAAAAGCACCGATCAATGCATAAATACCAGCAAGTATTCCGGACAAACCACTTAACGATATAAAACGTGAAGAACGGTTCATCATGTTTTTAATCTCCGTAATGTCCTCAAGATATTTTTTAGATTCCATTTTAAAGTACTTTGAAAAACAAAGTAAATTATTCGGTATTTAATTTCCAAATAAAATTTTAAATAAATTAAATTTGAATATGAACCCGGTTGAAAACTATTTTTTTAATCAAAAGGAACCTTGTCAATCCATTATGCTTTATATAAGAAGTGTAATTTTAAAGACGTTGCCCGGGGTGGAAGAGAAATACAGCTACAAGATCCCTTTTTATCATCATAATAAAAAGCCACTGTGTTATTTAAACATACTTAAAGGTACAGATTATGTAGATGTAGCCTTCGTGCAGGGAATATTGCTGGAGGGAAAATTTCCGGAGTTAAAAGATGATAACAAACGAAAACAGGTTCGTTCTCTTCAGGTAAAAAACCTTGAACATTTTGATGAAACTATGTTTTCCAGACTTTTACAGGAAGCTGCAAATCTTCTGGATAAAAACAAAAAGGCATGGAATATTTAACGGGTTATGGTTTTAACAGTAACATTTTTGTTTCTTTTTAACTTGAATACGATAAGTAAAGAGATTACCGATATTACCAGCCATAGCATATCCACCAGAAGAATTTGATGATAATCATTTGCAAACGATCTCCATATCCAGTCGCCGGTTGTTAAACCGTTGGCTACCGGAATAAAAAATCCAATGATGGCACCTGAAAGCAGACAATATTTATTGGTAAAATAATTATCTTTCTTAATAATAAAGAACAGGGTGAGTAAAAGCCACCCAATAAAATAGAAATTGTAAATAAAAGACATTGTTATTGGTTTATAAACCTTTACAGCAATAAAAGAAAGGGCCGTAATAGGATACATGCTCAGGCAAATAGCTAAATATATTTGTACCAAACGTTCGTTAAAGCGCCTTTTCTTTACAGGTATATTCTTTTTGTTTCGGGCTGTCAGCCAAATCATAACCCCGGAGATAATTACAAAACACGAGATAATTCCTAATAAAAAACTAACAAGCTTTAAAATATACCCCCCATAATCTCCATAATGAATACGATATAAAATATTTTTTACACCATCAAGATATGAGGCCTTTTCAACAGGGCTTTTTTGAGAGACAAGTTTTCCGCTGCTTGCTTTGTAAATAGCTTCACCGGTACTGTTAAATTTGGTTTTATACCCTAAATGGCCATTTACCAGCACGTGCATATTGGCATCATCATAATTAAAAATATGAATTTCGATGATT includes:
- a CDS encoding GNAT family N-acetyltransferase; the encoded protein is MKCKITFRKANINDFNKTLIIKSNSLKPYIENIWGWNENEQFNLHAKNFHPENIQIIKYLNNCVGYFEILELENEIFIKNILIEKKHQNLGIGTYVINSIIKENKKKVIKLKVLKINTKAQKLYFKSGFKIINKSKYHIEMELIKSG
- a CDS encoding ATP-binding protein, whose protein sequence is MDITFNTAHGKFGLDIPNYNITLIELCKFNNLPFQSICFYKKNNKNELEIIKDVYTHTINDLKDNNIVEIILQPNRNINFSKILNKDILIQNINENFSSEYTFQSSNFQEIVNVEFNPDECFRYIYKCTNDFFNSIDIDDRKIVIGISGGGDSNTLLKALINCDKIDKNQIIAVMCTGLNVWDSAKERAKYICNEAGVELKFVESREICDIIGKRRSENWDEAFFEVFEDSDIDALGTLIVRKVLQHYVEKHNAQAMVTGLNLEDLLAESFFQITKKKLPLPFPIRTIDNIPLWFPLFEVPKKILDGCYPKFSLENYEQRNADKLINRAVPYYFSQMTSSILPGYEFDLLNGFKELSKLNTSPFHYDEKLGFEVTEPVSEELIGKWKYFTIC
- a CDS encoding DUF1361 domain-containing protein; this encodes MKNIHLYLILSIIFSLLLLFFRIFLTHSVFYSFLVWNLILAAIPLFVTIIIDKSNLVKHNKVLFFAGFIFWILFLPNSPYILTDFVHFKLSSPMPVWFDILLLISFSFNGLILGIISMIKMQKILSPYLSVKKLLILMLAVSILCGFGIYLGRFLRYNSWDMLTSPELIITEVYHRIMYPFKHLKTWGVTFGFGGLVWLTFNVTNEITKLNLNQKPYKNQDAF
- the creD gene encoding cell envelope integrity protein CreD, with product METQKNNRFGHWIKNSITARMFMIGFLTLILLIPLFYVESLIKERSHRKADVINEINEKWGNEVVLYGPILKIPYRHYKETVKVDQKTGLATKEQQVEIREAYFFPENLTIKADVKAEAKKRSIYTSTVFHSKMDFKGEFTLPDFTSEGIKNEDIIWEKATVVINSSNLKGIRNQVKIKLNDKAYSFVPKYNKSTTGYNTIETAYYDYNKYPNYGKAIKFQYLESGFLDESSIPKEVPVKFEFNFNVNGSEQISFIPIGKETRVSMTSNWHSPSFFGNFLRLNNEKESITKDGFTADWEILQINRQFEQEFFGSLPNLLEFAFGVKLIVPVDEYQKSERTTKYGFMVISLTFLIFFLIQTLSKINIHPFQYLMIGLALTMFYTLLISLTEHSSYLTAYLISGGAVVILISLYSKSILKNYKFPLFIGLSLTALYGFIFVIIQLENYALLVGSIGLFIILSTVMFFSRKIDWNNG
- a CDS encoding winged helix-turn-helix domain-containing protein; this translates as MGIINNINKAFDHRIRLGIMAVLMVNEYAEFNTLKEMLSVTDGNLASHLKALEKEEYINIQKQFIGRKPNTRYSVTTLGRKEFKKHIDALEKLISNK
- a CDS encoding DUF1801 domain-containing protein — its product is MNPVENYFFNQKEPCQSIMLYIRSVILKTLPGVEEKYSYKIPFYHHNKKPLCYLNILKGTDYVDVAFVQGILLEGKFPELKDDNKRKQVRSLQVKNLEHFDETMFSRLLQEAANLLDKNKKAWNI